In Nitrosococcus oceani ATCC 19707, the following proteins share a genomic window:
- a CDS encoding DUF3618 domain-containing protein, translating into MKHTEYPYQEKSYEDKSPAEIEAEIEQTRADMNNTLHALERRFSPGQLMDQTLSYFRGAGEETNEFATNLGRNIKDNPIPVALLGIGLGWLMMGGSERSDHRYSRIYRHSTDRPARRPIVTPSGEPATATATSQSAGSYRDQARQTAHEARERAGGMAHAAKEKISETAQRTREQTKHAADEAREKMGDVTEAARYQAQRAKRGFTYLLQEHPLVLGSIGIALGAALGAGLPPTRKEDEWMGRERDELLARAEATGREQLHKVEQVAETAQAAAREEAKRQNLTPEAGKEELEKVKHKAERVAEAARGAAKKEVKRQDLGSSPHSQS; encoded by the coding sequence ATGAAACATACTGAGTATCCCTATCAGGAAAAATCTTATGAAGATAAATCTCCCGCTGAAATTGAGGCGGAGATAGAGCAAACGCGCGCTGACATGAATAACACGTTGCATGCGCTTGAGCGGAGATTTTCTCCTGGCCAGTTAATGGATCAAACCCTAAGTTATTTTCGTGGGGCGGGGGAGGAAACCAATGAGTTTGCCACTAACCTAGGCCGGAATATTAAGGACAACCCTATACCTGTGGCTTTGCTGGGTATTGGTCTGGGATGGCTAATGATGGGCGGTTCCGAGAGATCGGACCATCGCTACAGTCGAATCTACCGCCATTCCACTGATAGGCCGGCGAGAAGACCCATTGTAACCCCTTCCGGGGAGCCGGCAACGGCTACCGCTACCTCGCAATCGGCCGGTAGTTATAGGGATCAGGCACGCCAAACCGCCCATGAGGCGCGAGAGCGGGCTGGAGGTATGGCCCACGCGGCGAAAGAGAAAATTTCAGAGACCGCTCAGCGGACTCGGGAGCAAACAAAGCATGCTGCCGATGAGGCTAGGGAAAAAATGGGAGACGTTACCGAGGCAGCCCGTTACCAAGCTCAACGGGCCAAGCGCGGGTTTACCTACCTGCTCCAGGAGCATCCATTGGTGTTGGGTAGTATCGGGATTGCCCTAGGAGCGGCCTTAGGCGCTGGTTTGCCCCCGACTCGGAAAGAAGATGAGTGGATGGGCCGAGAACGGGATGAACTGCTGGCACGTGCTGAAGCTACAGGTAGGGAGCAGCTTCATAAAGTCGAACAGGTGGCTGAAACAGCCCAGGCGGCGGCCCGGGAAGAGGCTAAGCGGCAAAATCTGACCCCCGAAGCAGGTAAGGAGGAGTTGGAGAAAGTAAAGCACAAAGCGGAGCGGGTAGCTGAAGCAGCTCGGGGCGCTGCTAAAAAGGAGGTTAAACGGCAGGATCTGGGTTCCTCGCCGCATTCTCAGTCTTAA
- a CDS encoding DUF421 domain-containing protein, giving the protein MFFDDWSGIGRVLMATLVAYGALIFLLRLSGKRTLAKMTAFDFVVTIAIGSVLANIALSKSTPFMEGMTALVVLIGAQYLISSMCIKSKKIEHLVKPQPALLLYQGQFLQETMRSERVTEADILLALRQRGHSSVKDVEAVILEPDGSFNAVINETLPASESALRNVHNYRPQDHEVTSESFSQY; this is encoded by the coding sequence ATGTTTTTTGATGACTGGTCTGGAATAGGGCGGGTTTTAATGGCCACGTTGGTTGCCTATGGGGCTTTGATTTTTTTGCTTCGCCTTTCTGGTAAAAGAACGCTTGCTAAAATGACCGCCTTTGATTTTGTGGTTACCATTGCCATTGGCTCTGTGCTAGCTAATATTGCTTTATCAAAAAGCACCCCTTTCATGGAAGGAATGACAGCCTTGGTGGTGCTGATAGGCGCGCAATATCTAATTTCATCCATGTGTATCAAATCCAAAAAAATAGAACATTTAGTTAAGCCGCAACCGGCTTTGTTGTTGTATCAAGGACAGTTTCTGCAGGAGACGATGCGCAGTGAACGGGTAACGGAAGCGGATATACTGCTAGCCCTTCGTCAGCGGGGGCATTCCTCAGTTAAGGATGTGGAAGCGGTGATCCTAGAACCTGATGGAAGCTTCAATGCCGTAATAAATGAAACGCTTCCAGCTTCTGAATCGGCGCTTAGAAATGTGCATAATTATCGTCCTCAAGATCATGAAGTGACCTCTGAATCTTTCTCACAATATTAG
- a CDS encoding CopG family transcriptional regulator, producing MTAMRKQVLSLRINAELRATLVELAKKQNRPLSNLVETLLLEAVKREFMAKRKAT from the coding sequence ATGACAGCAATGCGCAAGCAAGTACTCAGTTTACGAATCAACGCCGAGCTTCGAGCAACCCTTGTGGAGCTAGCGAAAAAGCAAAACAGACCGCTATCGAATTTAGTAGAAACGTTGCTTTTGGAAGCCGTGAAACGCGAATTCATGGCGAAACGCAAAGCCACTTAG
- a CDS encoding MutS-related protein: MSSSLKEYLREMIHGIYPPILQGSEAAPSPHSTQPSRVGEGVIDESTFQVIEADRLFDAINTAHTVIGQAVLYRSLAQPLADIKIIKAKQEALQELASNPSLREKIESLTKKASKREKSFYRLLFSKFTGFFGSSRGDTEIEGYGYATYERGTTFMLELVKDARTLPAPESNYLRILIDDLKGFGATKIHSLMKGPVYLTESGIRTREEKKWFIPAVKFRPTLFKPLFILAVLLGIVALFMYGPMVLGISFSSSPILILFLLPALIFYMPMVGTFDRDSCIYPLQKRYQESEDVHTALEALGKLDELLAFHHYGKSFGSPTVLPRVIAAKNHTLILREAKNPILGKDNPNYVPNDIDLDGQKLTFISGPNSGGKTAFCKTIAQIQLLSQVGCYVPAEDAEISVADRVFYQVPEISSLEDVEGRFGKELKRTKDMFLMTSPESLIILDELSEGTTHAEKLETSFHVLNGFYRIGNNTLLVTHNHELAERFKENKIGQYFQVQFIGEGPTYKIIEGISKVSHADRVARKIGFGKEDIERYLKEKGFVSG, translated from the coding sequence ATGAGTAGTTCCTTGAAAGAATACCTAAGAGAAATGATACATGGAATATACCCGCCTATTTTGCAAGGAAGTGAGGCTGCGCCATCGCCCCATTCAACGCAACCGTCCCGTGTTGGAGAAGGGGTGATTGATGAATCCACCTTCCAGGTGATAGAAGCGGATAGGCTTTTCGATGCGATAAATACCGCCCATACAGTGATAGGCCAGGCCGTGCTTTATCGCTCTTTGGCCCAGCCGTTAGCTGACATAAAAATCATCAAGGCCAAGCAAGAAGCATTACAGGAGCTGGCGTCGAACCCTAGCCTTCGGGAAAAAATAGAATCATTGACAAAAAAAGCTTCTAAACGGGAAAAGTCATTTTACCGTTTACTTTTTAGTAAATTTACCGGTTTTTTTGGCAGTTCGAGAGGGGATACTGAAATTGAGGGATATGGCTATGCTACTTATGAAAGGGGAACAACTTTTATGCTCGAACTGGTTAAGGATGCAAGGACTTTGCCTGCGCCAGAGAGTAATTATCTCAGAATTCTAATTGATGATCTCAAGGGGTTCGGCGCTACTAAAATTCATTCTTTGATGAAAGGACCCGTTTATTTAACAGAGAGTGGAATTAGGACGAGAGAAGAAAAAAAATGGTTTATTCCTGCTGTAAAATTCAGGCCAACTTTGTTTAAACCACTTTTTATACTGGCAGTATTGCTGGGAATTGTTGCGCTCTTTATGTATGGGCCTATGGTGCTGGGTATCTCTTTTTCTTCCTCGCCCATACTGATACTTTTTCTCCTGCCAGCCCTCATATTTTATATGCCTATGGTGGGTACATTTGACCGTGACAGTTGCATCTATCCTTTGCAGAAACGCTACCAAGAATCGGAAGACGTACATACTGCGCTGGAAGCTTTGGGAAAGTTGGATGAATTGCTTGCCTTTCATCATTATGGGAAATCGTTTGGTAGCCCTACAGTACTGCCACGAGTTATTGCGGCAAAAAATCATACCCTGATACTCAGGGAGGCGAAAAATCCTATCCTGGGTAAGGATAACCCTAATTATGTTCCCAATGATATTGACCTGGATGGCCAAAAGCTCACCTTTATTAGCGGTCCCAATAGCGGCGGCAAAACGGCCTTTTGCAAAACAATCGCTCAAATTCAATTGCTCTCCCAAGTAGGCTGTTATGTGCCCGCGGAAGATGCTGAAATTTCTGTTGCTGATCGTGTTTTTTACCAAGTCCCTGAAATTAGCTCCTTGGAAGATGTAGAAGGGCGGTTTGGAAAAGAACTTAAGAGAACCAAGGATATGTTTTTAATGACGAGCCCAGAGAGCTTGATAATTTTAGATGAATTATCGGAAGGGACGACTCACGCAGAAAAATTGGAGACCTCTTTCCATGTACTCAACGGGTTTTATCGAATAGGAAATAATACGCTTTTAGTGACCCATAACCATGAGCTGGCGGAACGATTTAAAGAAAATAAAATAGGTCAGTATTTTCAGGTTCAGTTTATAGGAGAAGGACCCACCTACAAAATTATTGAAGGGATATCAAAAGTAAGCCATGCGGATAGAGTCGCCAGAAAAATAGGATTTGGGAAGGAAGATATAGAAAGGTATTTAAAGGAAAAGGGGTTTGTTAGCGGGTAG
- a CDS encoding FAD-dependent oxidoreductase, with protein sequence MAADNAPTLEGTAFSELFQVAGLEVLDKQFLNLLKREDSELYQHLARYRQAPEPLPPVAESKLLLALAPHLEDFLASFFGIEEPLAVSRSATLSHDPVMAFKKEWVLRRGRRYRKPIEQPFSALDRWLSGQLQKAGLAEFDREGAVAQWAQRLLQDQENNGEAIEALTQWCALALTDPEGRQAVASWTSFHLPRKVDHARLVPLEHREEDSLQRLQADPATFRRRDGFKLTDPRMPARAVQGEVHYCIYCHEHDGDFCSKGFPEKKDQPELGFKTDPLGVILTGCPVEEKISEMHALKREGRTIAALAVAMVDNPMVPATGHRICNDCMKSCIYQKQDPVDIPQIETRVLTDVLDLPWGVEIYDLLTRWNPLRQRQFLPQPYNGHKVLVVGMGPAGFTMVHHLTMEGCTVVGIDGLKMEPLPESLVKQPIRDWSTLRESLDERILLGFGGVAEYGITVRWDKNFLKLIYLSLLRRPLFQAFGGVRLGGTLTLEDAWQLGFDHACIATGAGLPRVIPMGNSLARGMRQASDFLMALQLTGAGKENSLANLQVRLPAVVIGGGLTAIDTATEVQAYYIKQVEKILTRYEKLAAARGEEQVRAGLGEEDEAILEEFLTHGRLVRAERQRAAQAGEAPDFIPLLHAWGGVTLAYRKGLNASPAYQRNHEEVIQAMEEGLYYAEGLEPLRAELDKYDHVAALVCRRMKQEEGRWLGTREEVTLPARAVFIAAGTKPNTIYEHEHSGSLELEADHFLPHVEHAEGLQPVQVAEHCKSEEFGPFTSYQQDHRMVTFVGDTHPVFQGSVVKAIASSKRSYPQVMAALALRPPGNKDDYSIFQAQIADLLTPRVSQVNCSNPAVVEVWVRAPLAARNFRPGQFFRLQSFESTSPEIEGTRLQIPLLTVSGTGVKDDQIRLMVLQWGVGPRLVGRLQPGDPLVLMGPTGAPTDIPQGETVLVVAGRWGAAVMLDIGPALRAAGNRVLYVAAFGSASELDHQDELEMAADQIIWCTAREPKITPRRPQDLSVVETDMVALLQRYGASELGTHDGGRYLSLAAVNRFLVMGSTGLLRGFQGALKERLKEVFRPDLKAIGMVGSPMQCMLKGVCAQCLQWQIDPETGKRTRAVFSCAEQEQPLSWIDIDNLVARQTQNRLPDRLAAQWLDYILSQESPKTRNN encoded by the coding sequence ATGGCAGCAGACAATGCACCGACTCTTGAAGGTACTGCCTTCTCCGAGCTATTTCAGGTCGCTGGACTGGAAGTTCTGGATAAACAGTTTTTGAATTTATTAAAGCGTGAGGATTCTGAGCTTTATCAACACCTCGCCCGTTACCGTCAGGCTCCAGAGCCCTTGCCGCCAGTGGCGGAAAGTAAATTACTTTTGGCCTTGGCCCCTCATCTGGAAGATTTTTTAGCAAGTTTCTTTGGCATTGAAGAGCCATTAGCCGTTAGCCGCAGTGCCACCTTGAGCCATGATCCGGTGATGGCTTTTAAAAAGGAATGGGTGCTGCGCCGGGGGCGCCGCTACCGGAAACCTATCGAGCAGCCTTTCTCTGCCCTGGATCGATGGTTGAGCGGGCAGCTTCAGAAAGCTGGATTGGCGGAGTTTGATCGGGAAGGAGCGGTTGCCCAATGGGCTCAGCGTTTGTTGCAGGACCAGGAAAATAATGGGGAGGCTATCGAGGCTTTAACCCAATGGTGCGCTTTGGCGTTGACTGATCCGGAGGGACGGCAGGCGGTAGCCAGTTGGACCAGTTTTCATTTGCCGCGAAAAGTGGATCATGCCCGCCTCGTTCCTTTAGAGCACCGGGAAGAAGATTCGCTCCAGCGCCTCCAGGCCGATCCCGCTACCTTTCGACGCCGCGATGGATTTAAGCTCACCGATCCACGCATGCCGGCGCGGGCGGTGCAGGGAGAGGTTCACTATTGTATCTATTGCCATGAGCATGATGGTGATTTCTGCTCCAAGGGTTTTCCGGAAAAAAAGGATCAACCCGAATTGGGGTTTAAGACCGATCCGCTAGGCGTCATTCTGACCGGTTGCCCGGTTGAGGAAAAAATCTCTGAGATGCATGCTCTGAAGCGGGAGGGACGCACCATCGCTGCTTTGGCCGTTGCCATGGTGGACAACCCCATGGTGCCGGCCACGGGGCATCGGATTTGTAATGATTGTATGAAGTCCTGTATCTATCAGAAACAGGACCCTGTCGATATTCCCCAAATAGAAACCCGAGTGCTGACGGATGTTTTGGATTTACCCTGGGGGGTGGAGATCTATGATCTGCTCACCCGTTGGAATCCTTTGCGCCAGCGGCAGTTTCTCCCTCAACCTTACAACGGCCATAAGGTGTTGGTGGTGGGGATGGGGCCCGCGGGTTTCACCATGGTCCACCATTTGACCATGGAAGGATGCACCGTCGTGGGCATTGATGGGCTCAAGATGGAACCTTTGCCCGAATCCCTTGTGAAACAGCCTATTCGGGACTGGTCCACCCTTAGAGAGTCCTTGGATGAGCGTATTTTGCTAGGATTTGGCGGAGTTGCCGAGTATGGCATTACCGTGCGTTGGGATAAGAACTTTTTGAAACTCATCTATCTCAGTTTGCTTCGGCGCCCCTTGTTCCAGGCTTTCGGAGGGGTGCGCTTGGGGGGAACCCTGACCTTGGAGGATGCCTGGCAATTAGGATTTGATCATGCTTGCATCGCCACCGGCGCTGGCTTGCCACGGGTCATTCCCATGGGTAATAGTCTGGCCCGGGGGATGCGTCAGGCGAGCGATTTTCTGATGGCGCTGCAGCTCACCGGTGCTGGCAAAGAAAATAGCTTGGCCAATCTGCAAGTTCGGCTACCCGCCGTGGTCATTGGTGGTGGTTTGACGGCCATTGATACCGCCACGGAGGTGCAAGCCTATTATATTAAGCAAGTGGAGAAGATCCTCACGCGCTATGAGAAGTTGGCGGCAGCCCGGGGCGAGGAGCAGGTGCGGGCGGGTCTTGGTGAGGAAGATGAGGCAATTCTAGAAGAATTTTTAACCCATGGCCGTTTGGTCAGGGCTGAGCGGCAACGGGCTGCCCAGGCAGGAGAAGCGCCCGATTTTATCCCTCTTTTGCATGCCTGGGGCGGTGTTACTCTAGCTTACCGCAAGGGACTGAATGCCTCGCCTGCTTATCAGCGCAACCATGAGGAGGTGATTCAGGCCATGGAGGAAGGGTTGTATTATGCGGAGGGCCTGGAACCCTTACGGGCAGAGCTGGATAAGTATGACCATGTGGCGGCGCTGGTGTGCCGACGCATGAAACAGGAGGAGGGCCGCTGGCTGGGAACCCGGGAGGAAGTCACTTTGCCCGCCCGCGCCGTGTTCATTGCTGCGGGTACCAAGCCTAATACCATTTATGAGCATGAGCATTCCGGTAGTCTTGAATTAGAAGCCGATCATTTTCTGCCCCATGTGGAGCATGCTGAGGGTTTGCAGCCGGTGCAGGTGGCCGAGCACTGTAAATCAGAGGAATTTGGTCCCTTTACTTCTTACCAGCAGGACCATCGGATGGTCACTTTTGTCGGCGATACCCATCCGGTGTTTCAAGGCAGCGTGGTTAAGGCGATTGCCTCAAGCAAGCGTAGCTATCCTCAGGTAATGGCCGCCCTGGCACTGCGCCCGCCTGGAAATAAAGATGATTATAGTATCTTTCAGGCGCAGATAGCCGATTTACTCACGCCGCGAGTGAGTCAAGTTAACTGTAGTAATCCTGCGGTAGTGGAAGTTTGGGTGCGGGCGCCCCTTGCCGCCCGCAATTTTCGCCCTGGCCAATTCTTCCGCCTGCAAAGCTTTGAGTCCACTAGCCCCGAGATAGAAGGAACTCGTCTGCAAATACCCTTGCTGACTGTGAGCGGCACGGGGGTTAAGGACGATCAGATCCGGTTAATGGTGCTGCAATGGGGGGTTGGACCCCGCTTGGTGGGACGTTTGCAGCCAGGCGATCCCCTGGTGCTCATGGGGCCAACGGGCGCACCTACCGACATTCCCCAGGGAGAGACGGTGCTAGTGGTCGCGGGCCGCTGGGGAGCGGCAGTGATGTTGGATATTGGTCCCGCCTTGCGGGCGGCGGGCAACCGGGTCCTCTATGTGGCCGCTTTTGGTTCGGCCTCTGAGCTAGATCATCAGGATGAACTTGAAATGGCTGCTGATCAGATCATCTGGTGTACCGCACGGGAGCCTAAAATTACTCCCCGCCGGCCTCAGGATCTGAGCGTGGTGGAAACAGACATGGTGGCGTTGCTACAGCGTTACGGCGCTAGCGAGTTAGGAACTCATGACGGTGGCCGATATCTTTCCCTGGCGGCAGTGAATCGGTTTCTGGTGATGGGTTCCACCGGTCTATTGCGGGGCTTTCAAGGGGCTTTAAAAGAGCGCCTGAAAGAAGTTTTCCGTCCTGATCTCAAAGCCATTGGCATGGTGGGGAGTCCGATGCAGTGTATGCTAAAGGGCGTTTGCGCCCAGTGCTTGCAGTGGCAGATTGATCCAGAAACGGGAAAGCGTACCCGTGCGGTTTTTTCCTGTGCCGAGCAAGAGCAACCTTTATCGTGGATTGATATCGATAATCTGGTGGCTCGCCAGACTCAGAACCGTCTCCCGGATAGGCTGGCCGCCCAGTGGCTGGATTATATCCTTTCCCAAGAAAGCCCCAAGACAAGAAATAATTAG
- a CDS encoding RNA-guided endonuclease InsQ/TnpB family protein translates to MITQRAYKFRFYPTPTQKRQLALEFGHARFVWNWALETRTKAYQERGERLNNIGLSRQLTALKKAEYPWLSEATAGCHTQKLRDQDTAFKNFFAGRAKYPRFKRRHHTQSVRYQLDQRHVARNFNAESQRLRLPKLEALKLKWSRDIEGIPKMVTVSKDPAGHYFVSMACEVTIVPLPARRNALGVDVGVKDIAITSEGWKSGAPKYTDRYARQLKRAQRRLSKRQKGSGRRYQQRQRVARIHARIKDSRRDFLHQISSKLINENQVICLEDLHIKGMLRNRRLSKAIADCGLYELRRQIEYKAAWTGRDVLIVDRWAPTSKTCSACGTVQESMALKVRAWTCGCGASHDRDINAAKNVLFFGTAGSAGTSKARGAVKPPRAVA, encoded by the coding sequence ATGATAACGCAACGCGCTTACAAATTCAGGTTCTACCCAACACCTACGCAGAAGCGGCAATTGGCCCTTGAGTTTGGCCATGCCCGCTTTGTGTGGAATTGGGCCTTGGAAACCCGAACGAAGGCGTATCAAGAGCGCGGCGAGCGGCTGAATAATATCGGGCTTAGCCGCCAACTGACGGCGCTGAAAAAGGCCGAGTATCCCTGGCTGAGCGAAGCGACCGCCGGTTGCCATACCCAAAAGCTGCGGGACCAGGACACGGCCTTTAAAAACTTCTTTGCGGGCCGGGCGAAATATCCCCGCTTTAAGCGCCGCCACCACACCCAATCGGTACGCTATCAACTCGATCAACGCCATGTGGCCAGGAATTTCAACGCCGAAAGCCAACGGCTGAGACTGCCTAAGCTCGAAGCGTTGAAACTCAAGTGGTCCCGTGATATCGAGGGTATTCCCAAAATGGTGACGGTGAGTAAAGACCCCGCTGGGCACTATTTTGTCAGCATGGCCTGTGAGGTGACTATCGTTCCCTTGCCTGCCAGAAGGAATGCCCTTGGCGTGGATGTGGGCGTGAAGGATATCGCCATCACCTCCGAGGGTTGGAAGTCCGGCGCGCCTAAATACACTGACCGCTATGCTCGGCAATTGAAAAGGGCGCAGCGCCGTCTGAGCAAGCGGCAAAAGGGATCGGGCAGGCGCTATCAACAACGCCAGCGCGTGGCCCGTATACATGCTCGGATCAAGGATAGCCGCCGGGATTTTCTGCACCAAATCTCCTCCAAGCTCATCAACGAGAACCAAGTGATTTGCCTGGAGGATTTGCATATCAAAGGAATGTTGAGAAATCGCCGCTTGAGCAAAGCCATCGCCGATTGCGGCCTGTATGAACTGCGGCGGCAAATTGAATATAAAGCGGCGTGGACTGGCCGTGATGTGTTGATCGTGGATAGATGGGCGCCGACGAGTAAAACCTGCTCGGCCTGTGGCACGGTGCAAGAGTCCATGGCGCTGAAAGTGCGCGCATGGACTTGTGGCTGTGGCGCTAGCCACGATAGGGACATCAACGCGGCCAAAAATGTGTTGTTTTTCGGTACGGCGGGGAGCGCCGGAACCTCGAAAGCGCGTGGAGCGGTAAAACCCCCAAGGGCCGTGGCCTAG
- a CDS encoding FAD-binding oxidoreductase yields MTYTVTLLMAEFVTHDVKRFIVSRPPGFDYQPGQGVELAINQPEWKDQGRPFTPTSLGEDKVLEFTIKRYSDHHGVTEKLHTLLPGEELLMSDPFGTITYQGTGVFIAGGAGITPFMAIIRQLSHQDKLANHTLIFSNKTPADIICEKEFRHYFNEKCILTCTETSAPGYDDQLITGEFLQQNIADFNQQFYTCGPPQFTKDINNALVELGANPNALVFEK; encoded by the coding sequence ATGACTTATACCGTGACTTTATTAATGGCGGAATTCGTTACGCATGATGTCAAGCGCTTTATCGTGAGCCGGCCACCCGGCTTTGACTACCAACCTGGCCAAGGTGTTGAGTTGGCTATTAATCAACCCGAGTGGAAAGACCAGGGGCGGCCCTTTACCCCCACCTCCCTCGGGGAAGATAAAGTGCTGGAATTCACTATCAAGAGATATTCCGACCACCACGGTGTAACCGAAAAACTGCATACTTTGCTGCCAGGCGAAGAACTACTCATGTCAGATCCCTTCGGCACCATTACCTATCAGGGAACGGGAGTTTTTATCGCCGGCGGAGCCGGAATCACTCCCTTTATGGCTATCATTCGCCAGCTCTCCCACCAAGATAAACTCGCCAATCACACCTTGATCTTTTCCAACAAAACGCCAGCAGATATTATTTGCGAAAAGGAATTCCGTCATTACTTTAATGAAAAATGTATTTTGACCTGTACCGAAACCAGCGCTCCAGGCTACGACGATCAATTGATTACCGGAGAATTTTTGCAACAAAATATCGCTGACTTTAATCAGCAGTTTTACACGTGCGGCCCGCCCCAGTTTACAAAAGATATCAATAATGCTTTGGTTGAACTTGGCGCTAACCCTAATGCGTTGGTGTTTGAAAAATAA
- a CDS encoding IS630 transposase-related protein, with protein MTYSLDLRHRVVSFIEEGGSQREAQRLFKISRNTIYRWRTSEDLRPKVHGSRQRKLDKSALKRHVQDHPDAKLCERAVHFGVHTSAIWYALRSMNIVKKSA; from the coding sequence ATGACTTATTCCTTAGACCTTCGTCATCGTGTTGTGTCCTTCATCGAAGAAGGCGGAAGCCAGAGAGAGGCGCAACGCTTGTTTAAAATATCCCGCAATACGATTTACCGCTGGCGCACGAGCGAAGACCTTCGCCCGAAAGTTCATGGTTCGCGTCAACGCAAGCTGGACAAGTCTGCATTGAAACGCCACGTGCAAGATCACCCTGATGCAAAGCTTTGTGAACGAGCCGTTCATTTTGGAGTCCACACAAGCGCCATTTGGTACGCACTTCGTTCCATGAACATCGTAAAAAAAAGCGCGTAG
- a CDS encoding phage holin family protein: MSAYDPHTPPENRSIISLLSELTQEVTTLVRQELELAKAEASEKVSQVGSGIGAVVAGGAVAFGGFLVLLQALVYGLADILGEGNISPLWIASLIVGVVVLLIGYGLLKKGQSDLKAKHLVPRRTTRSLRKDKNMVKEEVRGNRSRYDETY; the protein is encoded by the coding sequence ATGTCAGCCTATGATCCCCATACCCCGCCGGAAAACCGCTCTATTATCTCGCTTCTCTCAGAGTTAACTCAGGAAGTGACCACGTTAGTTCGGCAAGAGCTGGAGCTCGCCAAGGCCGAGGCATCTGAAAAGGTATCCCAGGTCGGTTCAGGGATAGGCGCTGTGGTGGCGGGTGGCGCGGTTGCGTTTGGCGGCTTTCTGGTGCTTCTGCAAGCCCTGGTTTACGGCCTTGCCGATATTCTAGGTGAAGGCAACATCTCTCCGCTGTGGATAGCTTCCCTGATTGTGGGGGTAGTAGTCCTGCTTATTGGCTATGGTTTACTTAAAAAGGGGCAAAGCGATCTTAAGGCTAAACATTTAGTGCCTCGTCGGACGACCCGATCCCTGCGGAAGGATAAAAATATGGTGAAAGAAGAAGTTCGTGGAAACAGGAGCAGATACGATGAAACATACTGA
- a CDS encoding RNA-guided endonuclease InsQ/TnpB family protein gives MSTVVKTLKVRVKDNKANALNRMAFEVNQVWNNANEITAEYSSVPMPGFGYLRSNFSAYDLHPFQKRYRKERGLNITAQTVQEVTEAHAKARRQFKKDKLRWRVSGGPRRSLGWVPFKKGAAKWKNGCLYFAGHYFKVWDSYGLSKYEFRSGSFSQDARGRWYFNIAVSVPVEKTTATKAVGMDLGLKDTATCSNGFKLEAHRFYRNGEAQLGKAQRANKKKRVKAIHAKIKNRRLDSIHKFTTQVVRENAFIVVGNLSSSGLAKTKMAKSVLDAGWFMLKTMIEYKSKRTQSEFIEVNEAYTTQACSCCGCISGSSPRGRAGLGIREWSCSECGAHHDRDVNAAMNILAAGHRRLAGGIPVL, from the coding sequence ATGAGCACGGTAGTCAAAACACTCAAAGTCCGCGTCAAAGACAATAAAGCCAACGCCTTAAACCGCATGGCTTTTGAGGTCAATCAGGTCTGGAATAACGCCAACGAAATAACGGCGGAGTACTCCAGTGTGCCTATGCCTGGGTTTGGCTATCTGCGTAGTAACTTCTCCGCCTACGATCTGCACCCCTTTCAGAAAAGATACCGAAAAGAGCGCGGACTTAATATTACGGCCCAAACGGTGCAGGAAGTGACTGAGGCCCACGCCAAAGCCCGTAGACAGTTCAAAAAAGATAAGCTGCGCTGGCGTGTTTCTGGTGGTCCGCGTCGTTCTCTAGGATGGGTGCCTTTCAAAAAGGGCGCGGCTAAATGGAAAAATGGCTGCCTTTATTTTGCTGGGCACTATTTTAAGGTCTGGGATAGCTACGGACTATCCAAGTACGAGTTCCGCTCCGGTTCTTTCTCTCAAGATGCTAGGGGACGCTGGTATTTCAATATTGCCGTTAGCGTCCCTGTGGAGAAAACGACGGCGACCAAAGCAGTAGGTATGGACCTGGGTTTAAAGGATACCGCCACTTGTAGTAACGGTTTCAAACTGGAAGCGCACCGTTTCTACCGGAATGGAGAAGCGCAACTTGGAAAAGCGCAACGCGCTAACAAGAAAAAACGGGTAAAGGCTATCCATGCCAAGATCAAAAATAGGCGTTTAGATTCTATTCATAAATTCACAACCCAAGTGGTTCGTGAAAACGCATTTATCGTTGTGGGTAATCTCAGCAGTTCCGGCCTTGCTAAAACCAAAATGGCCAAATCTGTTTTGGATGCAGGCTGGTTCATGCTGAAAACGATGATTGAGTACAAGTCCAAAAGGACGCAATCGGAGTTCATAGAAGTCAACGAAGCGTACACTACCCAAGCCTGTTCGTGCTGTGGTTGTATCAGCGGCAGCAGTCCGAGAGGTAGGGCGGGACTTGGAATAAGAGAATGGTCATGCTCTGAGTGTGGAGCGCATCACGATAGAGACGTGAATGCAGCCATGAACATTCTCGCGGCGGGGCATCGCCGTCTCGCAGGAGGAATCCCCGTCCTTTAG